CTGCAGCATCTCTATCTAACCAGGAAGGTTTTGAATAGAATCGTAAGTCATTCACTTTAGAAACTACACGTTTTCCTTCCACAGATGACGATTCTTCTTTATAGCGAATGTATGATGAATCATTATAAACCCACTGATTTCCCCCAAGATTCAACCAGTTTCCTACTTTACCCCAGACTTTATATGATTCACCTTTTTGTAATTTACGAATAACACTATTTGTTGTGGATGGACCAGAACGAAGGTTTATATTGTAACCATCAATATACGCTACTCCCACTTCATTAATAACACCAGGTACTTCATTTGGTTGCTGTGGTTTCGTTTCAACTGAGATAGAATCTCCATTATATGCTTTTAATACATCGGCACGGAATTTTGATTCCGATACACCATGACTGCGAAGATAGTCAATCGGATCTTCGTGATCTGTGCCACCAAGCTTATACGTAATATCTTTATGCGTCCACAATCCAATGGATGGATTAATGTTTCTATCACGTAAAATCTTAGCTAGTAGCTTCACATATCTCTCATAGGATTTTTTAAATTTAATAGGGTCACTAGTTTCAGAGAGCTCTACATGAACAAATCGTTTATTGGCCGCTGGGCCCGCTCCCCATGCTTGATACTTAGTAGAAGCAATTTGAATTGTTTCATCCCAATCTGTTGCATAATGTACAAATGCAGAACGCCATGTCCTTGCTTCATAGTTTCGGATATTAATAGCAGGCGCTTCAGGAGTCGCTGTAGAATGTGCTACTACACCTTCATATGCTCCATATCCATTGCGATATTCGACTTTAGGTAATCCTGGAATAATCATTTCCCGATCAGCAAAGACACTACCTGTTGAAGTAAATGTAATGATAACTGCCGTAGAAATTGAGGCTAATAATTTAATAGATTTTTTCATTTGTCGTCACCATTCCCCATAATTTTTTGTTTAATGTCTGATACATCCTTTGCAAGTGAACCAAATGCTTTTGCTTGTTCTTCGATGACTGCTTGGTTTTTTTCGATTACTTTTTGGTACTGTTCTTCACGCTGTTCATTCTTTTTTTGCGTAGTAAAAAGCATCCACACAAATAACGCTGCGAATGCTCCTTGTTGAATCATTGAATTGAAAATCTGTTCCTCCACTGTCCTCATCTCCTTTTTAGCAAAATAAAAAAGCCTGCTTATGCACGCTTAATCTGTAATATCTAAATTAAAAAGCTCATCGCAATATGAATGACATTTCCATTTTGAACACCATTCAAGAAAATTCCACCATCACTTTTAACTGTAACTTCACAAGCTGTTGGTCCATTGCCATATGCAAGTGCTGGGAAAGCAATATTTTGTACAGGGCGAAATCCAGCCGGAAGGGTTGCAAATACTGTTGTATTTGCTAGATATTTAACTGATCCAATGACAGATATTTGTTCCCCACTTCTCTTGTACTTCAAAATTCTATCAGGAATATTCTCTACCCCAGTTGTAGGAAGATTAATCCAACCTGTATCATTTGCTTGTCTAATTGTCCCATCAGTTCGAAATTCCACTCTTTTAGACCAATCCCAAGTATCCCCTTGTTCTTTTGTGGAAGGCGCAAAAATCAGCTCTCCTTGCGCCCCTTTATGAATAACTGACTTGAAAGAACGACTTCCCAAAACAATTGCATTATCGCTCTTAAATTCAAGTAATCCATTTATAATGTCGCCAGCTTTTTTTAGAAGATTATCAGCAAAAATATTGAATGTCCCAGTAGGCGATTTTTCAAACAATACTTTATTATTTTTCCAGTCTTTTAAATATAATTGACCATTCGAGACTCCCACAAGACCGGTATCTAATACCTTGTCCTCACTACTGAATCCAAATCCGATATTCGAACCGAGTGTCGGTCTCATTGTTAGATATCCTGTCATCATCCCGCCTGACCGCTTTACGACGTCCATTTTATCAACGGCTTGTTGTAAAGCATCTATCGTTTTCTTAAGAATCTCAAAATCAGAAATGTAATTTTCTATTTTAATATTTCCTTCTTTCACATCACGTCTTAATGCAATTCGAATGTCTGGTGTACTCATTCGTTCTGTATTTTTTTCCATCACAAAATAAGCTGTCCAATCATCCGATGTAGAAACAGCTTGAGATGTAAACGAATATGAAAACACACCATTCTTTGCATCAACTATTTGAGCATCATCTCGAATGAATGCTCCTGTGTGATTTGTAGCTTCATATTTAACCACATATCCTGTTAAATCCACCTTCTCCCCTTTTTCCCTTACGTGCACTGTAAGCTTCAATCCATTCTTGTCATTCTGCCGAGAACGAATTGTTTTTGTAAACACAGGATCTGCTAAATCTATCATAATTTCCTCATTTCGCATGACTACACCTCTTTCTAGCTACTCCTTTTTACGTGTCTGGGCGGTTTTCTCTGACGTTTTACTCTGTTCCTATGCTTTATGTTTCCTTTAGGTTTTAATGGCTCTAATTCTTCCAATCTAGCATCCGTTTTTATCACATGCTCTTGAAATGCGCTTGTCAATTGTGAAAGCATCCCGTATAGGCCTACACCATTTTCTTCTGCTTCTTTTGGAATAACTAAACCATAATGTGTAGGAATTGCATCTGTAGTAATCGTTGGCTCTCCTTCTTTACGATTCATACGCATCTCATACAGTTTTGGAATATCGGTTTTCAAATTGTACTGTTTAATTTCCCATTCCATTACCTTTTCAAGTAAGCTGGATGTAATAGGACGAATATTGGTTTTATACGTTTCTTTTGAAGAAACTTTGAAGTCTGAAGCAATTACTCCTTGATAATATGATCCAAGAGCTGTCTTTATTTGAATATAACCATTTTCGTAACTCGAATTTCGTATCATCGCATTTGGAAGTATGATATCTGTATCTCCTCCAGATGACACTCCAATACTCGCAATCCAATTGTCATTACGATAAAAGCGGAACTGATCTTTGACTTTAAACCTCATATCAGTTTGAGCATTTAGGACAATCATTTTGTCAGCATCAAGCATTGCATTCCCTGTTTGCGAAAAGTATAAAGAAGCTGCATTCAAGTATCCATTGCCATCGAGTCCCTTTGTAATTCCAATTCCACCAGACTTAACACTTGTATCTGAGAATTGGTATACCATAATAGCTCCATTTGCCCCTGTGGAATCTGAATCTCCACCTAAAATAAGAGTAGGTTGTATTTCATTTCTACTATTTTTGTAATACCCTACAAACACCCTTGTTCTAGATGACTCATACAAGCGTATAAATTGCTTTGAGATATTTACATAGTTCACACTATCTGAAGTTCGTAATGTTGCACCTGTTATTTCTCCACCTTGCACAAGATTTCCACTCAACGTACCTGCAGTAATAAAATCAGCAACAATTCTTCCATCACTTGTAATGGCAGTTCCATATGGTCCATTCACACCTGTGGAAGAATACCCTAATCCATTCAAGTTCCATTACCAAACCTTTTTAGCACTCTTTTCATCTTTCGTGTCCATAATTAAAATACGATCTGGATAAATACGGACATGTCCTCCGAATCCTGAATTAATAAGGCTTGTAGCATTTGCTTTTGCTGCATCCAAAATAGAGCCTGGCATATTGGATAACTCTTCTTGTACCAGATCAACCCTACCAGAAACGTCCGTAAAGGATTCTTTGAAGTTACCAATGGTTATATCCAGGTACTCTTTTTTTATTGGATCATACTTATAAGCAATTACCTTTGCTTTTATATCAATGCCATCTTCTTGATGTTCAACCGTAACAGTATCTGCCATATAAACACTTTGTAAATGCTTATAATCCTTATACTCTTCCGTTTGTGATAACTCCTGAAACTTAACGTTATAATTTGCTTTAGGCTGATCAACCTTTTGAATAGCAAACATATCCTTCGCTGCCTGGCGTAATAACCTATATGCTTCTTCTAACGGAACTGCATCTTCATCGTCAGCATTTTCACCAATAGCTGCTTTAATATGTTTAAATTCAACCACTTTAATTTTAGGATGAGGATACTTATTTATAAGTGGGCTATCCACATACTTTTCAGGAAGAAATAACCCATCAAAACCTTGTGGCATGATTCTAGTTATGGGACTTTTCCAATCCACATTACCTTCATATCCTAATAAATCTTTCTTATGGCGAATCACTACTCCACGATCCATACCGCGATTTAGTAGCATCTTCACATCAAAATTATCTCGTTTTAATTCGCCGCCCCAACGATTAACAAATGAATTATCTTGACTAGAATCCAATAATGCTTCCACAGGATTTTTACGGACAATACGTGCACTGGCTATCTTTGGTACATCTGAATAAAACTGAAAAGGATGCTTGTATTGGCATCCTGCTGACATACGATTCATAGCTCCATTACCATTTGTTGTTTCAGCAAAAATGTCTTCAATTAGATTTTCTGTTAAGTCATAAAAAATGTGATAACATTGCGCTGTAATCTCACCCATACTGACTTTAGGAGCTGCCACTCGAAATAGTTGTTCACCATCAGGAGTTGGAACTTTAATAATGCTCATTCCCTCTATTTCCAGACCACGTGGTGCAAACAATGGATAACTAAATGAAAATAAAAATAAACCATTGAGTTCTTCCTCAACAGTTGCGTTATAAATATTTTTATCTAAAGCCCCTATACCATTGTGTGTAAAGTCAGTCTCATTTGGTTTATATAAAGTAATCATTTATATCTCCACCTAGGTCGAATTTCCATAAATTGAATTGCTCCTGACCACTCTATTGTATTTTCTCCTACGTTGAATATAGGGAACTGCCCAACCATTTTATTATTCATTGATATGGTATCGGTATATGCTTCAAGTATTTCTGAGTCTATGACAACAGAACCATTCACATCTTTTATTTGAAAAGAGAAGTCATTGATTGTTATACGGAAAGTACCATTTCCCACAATCCAAAACTTAGGATCAGATTCAATTGTACCTGGATTATAAATTACACCAGGTTTGGTGAGCTTTAGATTTACATCCTCTGTATATTCAAAGGGATCTAGCTTAAAATCCACTTCAAATTCACCGTGTTCTTCAATTTCATTTACAATATCACCTACTACAACATGTTTAATTTTTCGATACACATCATCATCAGTAAAATATAATGTTTTTCCATTCATCAACCACGCCTTCATACGTCGCACTAACGGCTTAATATTCTCTTCTTCAAGCATATTGAACTTTATTTTTAAAGGAACGTCTTTAAACGCTCCTTTTTTTGTAAGTGAACCATGTCTACCAGACACTTCAATATGTTCTACTTCTTGTTCTGCTGTAGGAATAACAGGGCGTCCTACTATACATATTCCGTAGTCACTTGCCAACTGATTATCGATACCTATGTCTAGCAATTTAAGTCCTCCCTATTCCTATTTTTGAATTACGCCCTTTTTGAGCAAGTGCATCATCTATTTTTCCGACCATGCGGTCGATATCACGATCATCCCTCACTGAAGGATTATAAATATTAATTACAGTTGGTTCAGTAGACATCGTTGCTGCAATCCCTTCACCAATCTCACCTAATGTCTTTTTATTCAACGGTAAAACTGCTTCTCGCCCCGCTTCTCCTGCACCTTGCAACTGACCATTACTCATACCGAAAATGGTAGGTCTAGTAAAGATACCGCCTTTTGCACGCCATTGGACATCGATCCCAGATGGGAAAGTAATGTCTTTACCCAAAATATTTTTCGTACTAGTCTGCAGACTGAAGTGTGGCATTTTAGGCATTTCTGGTTTCGGAATCTTTAATTTCAAATCACTGAAAAACCCTTTGATTTTATCAATGAATCCCTTTACTTTATCTACCGCATCTTTTATCGGATCAACGATAAATCTCTTTGCTGCATCAAATTTTTCTTGCGCTGCATTCTTTACAGAATCAAATTTTTCCCTTGCCGTATTGTACATATCATTGAACTTCTCTTTTGCAGAATTATAAGCTGAAATAACTGGATCAATAATATATTTATAAACTAGATTCCATGCCGTAAGTGTATAAGATTGGATTTTGGCCCAATTACCTAGTATCCAATTCGCTAAATCATTCAATTTTTCTTTCGTTGCATTCCACAATTCCTGAACAGGCTGAATGACATATTGTTTTACTAGATTCCACGCTGCGGAAGTATATGATTTTACTGTCTCCCACTGTGAATTTAACCAAGAAACAAGCGCACCGATCTGTTCTTTAACCCAATCCCATGCTTCTTGAACAGATTGAGTAATATATTGTTTAAATAAGCCCCAAGCAACTTGTGCAGCAGCCTTTATAAGTTCCCACTGCGTACTAAGCCATGTGACTAATTCGCCAATTTGTGCACTTATCCAATCATACGCTTCCTGGATCGGCTGTATAATATATTGAGATATTGCAGCCCATGCAATTTGTACCCCTGCTTGAATGAGTAGCCAACCTGCTTCTAAAACTGTTGAAACCGCTGAAATAATCGGATCTAAAACTGTGAGTATTGTATCCCATGTTTCTTGCCAAGCTGTCTTTAATTGATCCCAAATAGAAGTTGCCGTTTCAACAATACCCGTCCACAATCCACTGAAAAATTCACCTAAAGGCGACAATATACTATCTGCTAATTCAATGAATGAAGACCACGATTCTGAAAAATAATCAGTAATACCTGTCCAAATTTCCGATGCCGTATCAGAAATTCCAGTCCATAGATCAGCAAAAAATTGACCGATAGGTTCAAAGAACTCATTTGCCATATTTAAAAAATCTGACCAGGCTCCAGAAAAGTAATCAACTGTGGATGACCAAGCATCTTCACAAGTTTG
This genomic interval from Bacillus thuringiensis contains the following:
- a CDS encoding BhlA/UviB family holin-like peptide — its product is MEEQIFNSMIQQGAFAALFVWMLFTTQKKNEQREEQYQKVIEKNQAVIEEQAKAFGSLAKDVSDIKQKIMGNGDDK
- a CDS encoding phage tail domain-containing protein, with the protein product MLDIGIDNQLASDYGICIVGRPVIPTAEQEVEHIEVSGRHGSLTKKGAFKDVPLKIKFNMLEEENIKPLVRRMKAWLMNGKTLYFTDDDVYRKIKHVVVGDIVNEIEEHGEFEVDFKLDPFEYTEDVNLKLTKPGVIYNPGTIESDPKFWIVGNGTFRITINDFSFQIKDVNGSVVIDSEILEAYTDTISMNNKMVGQFPIFNVGENTIEWSGAIQFMEIRPRWRYK
- a CDS encoding BppU family phage baseplate upper protein, with the protein product MRNEEIMIDLADPVFTKTIRSRQNDKNGLKLTVHVREKGEKVDLTGYVVKYEATNHTGAFIRDDAQIVDAKNGVFSYSFTSQAVSTSDDWTAYFVMEKNTERMSTPDIRIALRRDVKEGNIKIENYISDFEILKKTIDALQQAVDKMDVVKRSGGMMTGYLTMRPTLGSNIGFGFSSEDKVLDTGLVGVSNGQLYLKDWKNNKVLFEKSPTGTFNIFADNLLKKAGDIINGLLEFKSDNAIVLGSRSFKSVIHKGAQGELIFAPSTKEQGDTWDWSKRVEFRTDGTIRQANDTGWINLPTTGVENIPDRILKYKRSGEQISVIGSVKYLANTTVFATLPAGFRPVQNIAFPALAYGNGPTACEVTVKSDGGIFLNGVQNGNVIHIAMSFLI
- a CDS encoding N-acetylmuramoyl-L-alanine amidase, with product MKKSIKLLASISTAVIITFTSTGSVFADREMIIPGLPKVEYRNGYGAYEGVVAHSTATPEAPAINIRNYEARTWRSAFVHYATDWDETIQIASTKYQAWGAGPAANKRFVHVELSETSDPIKFKKSYERYVKLLAKILRDRNINPSIGLWTHKDITYKLGGTDHEDPIDYLRSHGVSESKFRADVLKAYNGDSISVETKPQQPNEVPGVINEVGVAYIDGYNINLRSGPSTTNSVIRKLQKGESYKVWGKVGNWLNLGGNQWVYNDSSYIRYKEESSSVEGKRVVSKVNDLRFYSKPSWLDRDAAGTVDEGLGFTIIDKVSVDGSPQYKVKNSRGSVFYITASSYYVEIK